From the genome of Syntrophorhabdaceae bacterium:
AATGTTGACAATGCCTGGGTAATCTGATTTAATCCATAAAAAATAGGGGTGCAAATATGACAGATGAAGAAAAAAAAGAACTATTAAATAAGGTAAAGGTCATTGCCGTTGTTGGGATCTCACAAAACCTTAATAAACCAAGCAACATAGTGGCAAGGTATCTTAAACAGGAGGGTTACACCATTATACCTGTTAATCCAAATTATAATGAGGTGTTAGGAGAAAAATGTTATAGGTCTCTTGTCGATATAAAAGAACGTATTGATATAGTAGATATATTTATGAGATCAGAAAAACTCATGCCTATTGTAGAGGAGGCAGTGAAGATAAAGCCTCAATGCATATGGCTTCAGCTTGGTATAATCAATGAATCTGTAAAAAGGCTTGCGGAAGAGAACAATATAAAATTTGTCATGGATCAATGCATAAAAATAGAACACACAAGATTAATAAAAGGTTTCATGTAATATGGCTAAACCTTTGTTTCTGCTGGTATCTTAAAGAGAAAACATGAGTGAAGGCAATGGGATATGGAGAATCGGCATTATCTATATTATCCTTTTACTCTTATTGGTAAGTGCAGCTATTATTTCCTTGGGATATGGAAGGGAATTGAGGGAATTAATCAATGGCTTCACGGAAACCGAAGGGTTTGGCCATGTCTTAAGAAGGATAAGGATTCCCAGGACCATTTTAGCCCTTCTGATTGGGGGTTCTTTGAGTATATGCGGGGCAACGCTCCAATCTCTATTAAGAAATAGCCTTGCAGAGCCATATACCCTTGGTATCTCAGGTGGCGCCTCTCTCGGTATAACCATCTCGGTGATATGTAGCTTAGATAGTAGACTTAGCATCTTTGCCAATCCATCTATGGGTTTTTTTGGTGCCATGGTCTCTACTGCCATGGTCTATATCCTATCAAAAAAAAGATTTTTTGAGCCCGGGTCAATGGTGCTCTTTGGCATTGTGATAAGCCTCGTCTTTTCATCTGTAGTTTTTTTGCTTTTTTCCATAATGGACCCGGACAGGATGCATGGGATTATCCTATGGCTTATGGGTGATCTATCAGGTATGGAAAGCGGGCTTATCTATTTTTATATCCCTGCCTTTTTAATCCCTGCATTCTTTTTGTTTTTTTTCAGCCGAGAACTTGATGTCCTTTCATTGGGGACAGAAAAGGCTCAATATCTTGGAGTAAGCCCCCAAAGGATGTATAAGATTTTTTTTATCCTCACATCGGTGCTTACAGGTCTTTGTGTAAGTGCTGCAGGCATTATAGGCTTTGTTGGGCTCATAGTCCCCCATATATTAAGGATGATTATCCATACAGGAAACAGACACATGTTGACTGCATCCTATCTGGCAGGCGCAGCATTTCTTTTATTCTCAGATGTGTTCTCTCGCTATATACTCTATCCTGTGGAATTGCCTGTTGGCGTGGTAACTGGCATATTGGGGGGTATAACCTTATTGATTTTGCTCATTAAAAGAAAATGAAGAATCTCGCCATTCTCTCCATCCAAGATGTTTCATTTTCTTATGGCAGGCATGAGGTCATACATAATTTAAGTCTTGATATAGAGAAGTGTGAATTTGTAGGAATTATAGGTCCAAATGGGTCTGGAAAGAGCACTTTATTGAAGATCTCTGCTGGTTTTTTCAAGCCTGATAAAGGAAATGTACTTTTTTTAGGAAAAGATTTGAGAAGTTATAATGTAAAAGACCTGGCAAAGGATATAGCAACCATGCCCCAATCAATGGATGTATTTTTTCCATACAGCGTTGAGGACTTTATATATATTGGCAGATATCCCCATACAGACAGTATATTCTTTAAAAAGAAGACGGATGATGATTTTATAAGGTATATTATGGAGACAATAGATATAGGGCATCTCACGGGCAGAAGGATCACAGACCTATCCGAAGGCGAAAGACAAATGGTCTTTCTTGGTCAGTGTATTGCCCAGGACCCAGCGCTTATGCTACTCGACGAACCCGTAAGTCATTTTGATATAAGATATCAGATAAAGACACTGGATATACTAAAAGACCTGAACAAGGATGGGTTGACGATAGTTGTTGTGCTTCACGACCTTAACCTTGCCTCTGAGTTTTGTTCAAGGATTGTGTTGGTATCTGACGGAAGGATTTACAGACAAGGGACACCCGATGAAGTCCTTACATACAAAAATATTGAAGATGTATATAAAACAGTGGTGGTAGTCAAAGAAAACCCCATATCAGGTAAACCTTTTATTATCCCCATTTCCAGCAGATATTTAAAAAATCTGCCATAAAATACTTAGGGTTTATGGCGTTTATGGCCTTGATAAGATCTCTCAAGAAAAGTGAGAGGCGACATCTGCACCCGCACATAAAAATCCAGCCACCATCAGCTATCCACTGCTTTTTTTCCTTACACATGCACATTCACTGATATATAAACTGATTATTTTGGTTTACAAAAGACCAGGGTTGAGATATAAAGCATTATATGGACAAAATTGTAAAGAGCTATTCAGACTATGAATTCCATAGAATGGTTGGTGAACTGATAAAGAAATACTCAAAAAACAAGATAGATATCAGGGATGAGGTTAAAAAACTTGTTGATTTTTCTCATTACCGAAGTCTCCTTGACCTTGGGTGCGGTTATGGATGGTTTTTAGAACCCCTGCCCGCTACTTTTGAGATTATCGTAGGTATAGATTGTAATCATGAGAATGAGTCCCAATTTCTAAATATTGCCCGAAATAAATCAAGGAAGGCCCATTTTAAAAATTTATTCCTTCCTGCCCATATAGATATACCCTCAGGATATTTTGATATGATAGCCTCTGCATATTCCCTTTATTTTTTTCCAGATGCGCTCCCTGAGATTAAAAGACTCATAGCTCCCCAGGGTGTTTTTATTGCCATTACCCACAGCAAGTCCATGCTTATAGAGGGTGAAAAATTCTTTAATTTTGACAATCTGAGAAAGGTTATAGAGAGCTTTTCTGCTGAGAACGGTTACGATATTCTGAAAAACTATTTCAATCACATAGATTATATTGATTACCCCAACGAACTCGTCTTCACCGACAGAGACATCCATGCCCTATCCCAGTATATTGATTTCAAGAGGGCTTTTATAGAAAGGGATGTTGACCCTGAGTTGGTAAAAGAAAAGATGATAAAGGAACTGAAAGATAAAAAAATATTGAGGTTTAATAAAAACGATAGGATATTTTTAGCAAGACAATGAAGACAAAGACATACTGTTATTTTTGCGGTGGTGAACTGAAGGAAGATTTTCTTGAGGGAAGACATAGACAGGTATGCTGCATCTGCAACAGGATCCATTATGAAAACCCCCTGCCTGTTGCCTCTGTAATTTTGCCCAACCAAAAAAGGGAGGTTCTTCTTGTAAAAAGGGCACACGAACCATACAAGGGTATGTGGTGTTTTCCTATTGGCTTTGCCGAGGTAGGAGAAAGCATAGAAGATGCTGCCCTGAGGGAACTAAAGGAAGAGACAGGTGTTGAAGGAAAGATAATACAGCTTGTAGATGTAAGCTCGCATATAAACCCTGTTTATGGTGAGTTGTTGATCGTTACATTTGAGGCAGAAAAGATAGGCGGTATTGAGGCACCTGGTGATGATGCATCTGATTGCCGATATTTCCCTGTTACAAGTCTCCCGGAACTTGCCTTTGATTCCCAGGAAAAGGCCATAAAAACATACAGGAGTCTAAAAAAAGACCTTTGGAAGATACAGGACTCTCTGGTTAAATTCTTTGAGGGGGCAAAACAGGATAGGGTAAGCTATTCAGTGGAACTGTTATCTGATGAACTGGTAAATGCCGTCCAGAGCAACTCAAAGAAGATTATAGAGCTATGGATTAATGATATTTCTACAAATCCATCTACAAAATCATACCACAATTTTGACAAAGAAGAATTATATTCAAGGGCGAACTATATTATAGGGCAAATCAATGCATGGCTAAAAGGTATAAAAGGGGAAGTAGAATTTAAATCCTTTTATAATGACCTGGGGAGGACGAGAAAAAGGGATAAGATACCCTTAGAGGAATTGATAAGCTCTGTGAGTCTACTGAAAAAGCACATATGGATGTTTACTTATTCTTATGGCGTATGGGAGAAGATGGTGGATATATACAGGATGTTTGAATTAGGTGAAAGGCTTGTATATTTCTTCGACAAAGCCACCTATTATATGGTAATGGGATACAATCAGCAGGAATAGAATTGACGCAATATGAGCTTGATAAAACAAAAAGATCTGCTTTAATAGTCACTACAACCTCATCATTTCTCACACCCCTTGCAC
Proteins encoded in this window:
- a CDS encoding CoA-binding protein, with protein sequence MTDEEKKELLNKVKVIAVVGISQNLNKPSNIVARYLKQEGYTIIPVNPNYNEVLGEKCYRSLVDIKERIDIVDIFMRSEKLMPIVEEAVKIKPQCIWLQLGIINESVKRLAEENNIKFVMDQCIKIEHTRLIKGFM
- a CDS encoding iron ABC transporter permease — translated: MSEGNGIWRIGIIYIILLLLLVSAAIISLGYGRELRELINGFTETEGFGHVLRRIRIPRTILALLIGGSLSICGATLQSLLRNSLAEPYTLGISGGASLGITISVICSLDSRLSIFANPSMGFFGAMVSTAMVYILSKKRFFEPGSMVLFGIVISLVFSSVVFLLFSIMDPDRMHGIILWLMGDLSGMESGLIYFYIPAFLIPAFFLFFFSRELDVLSLGTEKAQYLGVSPQRMYKIFFILTSVLTGLCVSAAGIIGFVGLIVPHILRMIIHTGNRHMLTASYLAGAAFLLFSDVFSRYILYPVELPVGVVTGILGGITLLILLIKRK
- a CDS encoding ABC transporter ATP-binding protein, with translation MKNLAILSIQDVSFSYGRHEVIHNLSLDIEKCEFVGIIGPNGSGKSTLLKISAGFFKPDKGNVLFLGKDLRSYNVKDLAKDIATMPQSMDVFFPYSVEDFIYIGRYPHTDSIFFKKKTDDDFIRYIMETIDIGHLTGRRITDLSEGERQMVFLGQCIAQDPALMLLDEPVSHFDIRYQIKTLDILKDLNKDGLTIVVVLHDLNLASEFCSRIVLVSDGRIYRQGTPDEVLTYKNIEDVYKTVVVVKENPISGKPFIIPISSRYLKNLP
- a CDS encoding class I SAM-dependent methyltransferase, whose amino-acid sequence is MDKIVKSYSDYEFHRMVGELIKKYSKNKIDIRDEVKKLVDFSHYRSLLDLGCGYGWFLEPLPATFEIIVGIDCNHENESQFLNIARNKSRKAHFKNLFLPAHIDIPSGYFDMIASAYSLYFFPDALPEIKRLIAPQGVFIAITHSKSMLIEGEKFFNFDNLRKVIESFSAENGYDILKNYFNHIDYIDYPNELVFTDRDIHALSQYIDFKRAFIERDVDPELVKEKMIKELKDKKILRFNKNDRIFLARQ
- a CDS encoding NUDIX hydrolase, producing MKTKTYCYFCGGELKEDFLEGRHRQVCCICNRIHYENPLPVASVILPNQKREVLLVKRAHEPYKGMWCFPIGFAEVGESIEDAALRELKEETGVEGKIIQLVDVSSHINPVYGELLIVTFEAEKIGGIEAPGDDASDCRYFPVTSLPELAFDSQEKAIKTYRSLKKDLWKIQDSLVKFFEGAKQDRVSYSVELLSDELVNAVQSNSKKIIELWINDISTNPSTKSYHNFDKEELYSRANYIIGQINAWLKGIKGEVEFKSFYNDLGRTRKRDKIPLEELISSVSLLKKHIWMFTYSYGVWEKMVDIYRMFELGERLVYFFDKATYYMVMGYNQQE